In Alkalihalobacterium alkalinitrilicum, a genomic segment contains:
- the pssA gene encoding CDP-diacylglycerol--serine O-phosphatidyltransferase: MRFTKSIPNLVTLGNLYCGFLSIGYAASGEYKNAAILILIGMMLDSMDGRLARMLKADSALGKELDSLADIVTFGVAPSFLVYYTYFYQFELLGIIIAGLFPLFGAYRLARFNVSTKSSMNYFVGVPITAAGGILAILTLFGELIPNIITTVVFTALCFLMVSKLKIPSLKEVPLPKYGTIVTIFLGCAIFVIYQGFYGQFPYLIYIATPLYIAYLAYRFVRGKNKKELD, translated from the coding sequence ATGCGATTTACGAAAAGCATCCCGAATCTTGTTACATTGGGGAATTTGTATTGTGGTTTCTTATCAATCGGGTATGCCGCGAGTGGAGAGTACAAAAACGCAGCAATTTTAATTCTTATTGGAATGATGTTAGACAGTATGGATGGAAGACTCGCAAGAATGTTAAAAGCGGATAGTGCTCTAGGAAAAGAATTAGATTCATTAGCAGACATCGTAACGTTTGGGGTAGCGCCTTCATTTTTAGTGTACTATACATATTTTTATCAATTTGAATTGTTAGGTATTATAATTGCGGGTCTGTTTCCGTTGTTTGGCGCGTATCGATTAGCGCGGTTCAACGTAAGCACAAAATCTTCAATGAACTATTTTGTTGGTGTACCGATAACAGCTGCTGGTGGAATTTTAGCGATTTTAACTTTATTTGGAGAGCTTATTCCAAATATTATCACCACGGTTGTATTCACTGCACTTTGCTTTTTAATGGTAAGTAAATTAAAAATCCCAAGTTTAAAAGAAGTACCACTTCCTAAATACGGGACAATCGTAACCATCTTTTTAGGCTGTGCTATATTTGTTATATATCAAGGGTTTTATGGACAGTTTCCTTACTTAATCTATATCGCAACCCCATTGTATATTGCATATTTAGCCTATCGGTTTGTTCGCGGGAAAAATAAAAAAGAGCTTGATTAG
- a CDS encoding small multi-drug export protein, protein MNETLGYVMAFLLAATPFFEMVAVIPLGVISGLELVSVTVVAFLGNLLTVLIVVIMMTQIKAWLQKRREAKGKDVSSKRQNRAKRIWQRYGLFGLCFIGPILIGSHLAVIMGMTFGGTKKQMSIFMTGSLFLWAIVTAVATHMGVEWFF, encoded by the coding sequence ATGAATGAAACATTAGGATATGTGATGGCATTTTTATTAGCAGCGACACCGTTTTTTGAAATGGTTGCTGTCATACCGCTTGGTGTCATAAGTGGTCTTGAACTAGTCAGTGTAACTGTAGTTGCTTTTCTAGGAAACTTATTAACCGTATTGATTGTTGTAATAATGATGACTCAAATTAAAGCTTGGTTACAGAAACGTCGAGAAGCTAAGGGGAAAGATGTCTCAAGTAAGCGACAAAATCGTGCAAAACGTATTTGGCAACGGTATGGTTTGTTTGGCCTATGTTTTATTGGTCCAATCTTAATTGGAAGCCACTTGGCTGTTATTATGGGTATGACTTTTGGTGGAACAAAAAAACAAATGTCTATTTTTATGACGGGTAGCCTATTTCTATGGGCGATCGTAACCGCTGTTGCCACACATATGGGTGTCGAATGGTTTTTTTAA
- a CDS encoding glycine betaine ABC transporter substrate-binding protein, with amino-acid sequence MKKLLMTGVASLLLVLSACGGNDEGTIKVGTQSYTDPKIMAHVIEALVEDRTDFEVDITKDIAASPQIISAMTQGELDVAATLFSGEVYNNHFDVEFNYDPQVTMQMAQEGFDEHFDFKWYDSIGFENAYAMAVSKDIVDKYNPTTISDLAPYADELRFGTDTSWLERPNDGYRAFQDHYDFSFGDERGMEVRLMYEAIENDRLDIITAHTVDPQILELEMRVLEDDRTFFPPYDASLVVNNSLVEENPELNEVFDLIVGLIDTQTMTELIAKVDIEGQREETVAVEFLKEAGLLE; translated from the coding sequence ATGAAAAAGTTATTAATGACAGGTGTTGCATCATTATTGTTAGTCCTTTCCGCGTGTGGCGGTAACGATGAAGGTACGATTAAGGTGGGTACACAGTCCTACACAGACCCTAAAATTATGGCTCATGTGATTGAAGCTTTAGTTGAAGATCGAACTGATTTTGAAGTCGATATTACGAAAGATATCGCAGCAAGTCCACAAATTATTTCAGCGATGACTCAAGGTGAATTAGATGTAGCTGCTACATTATTCTCTGGTGAAGTATATAATAACCATTTTGATGTGGAGTTTAATTATGATCCGCAAGTAACAATGCAAATGGCGCAAGAAGGTTTTGATGAGCATTTTGATTTTAAATGGTATGACTCAATTGGGTTTGAAAATGCTTATGCAATGGCAGTAAGTAAGGATATTGTCGATAAATACAACCCTACAACGATTTCGGACTTAGCACCTTACGCAGATGAATTGCGATTTGGTACGGATACTTCATGGTTAGAGCGTCCGAACGATGGGTATAGAGCATTTCAAGACCACTATGATTTTTCATTTGGTGATGAGCGAGGTATGGAAGTTCGCTTAATGTATGAAGCAATCGAAAATGACCGACTTGATATTATAACTGCACATACGGTTGACCCGCAAATTCTTGAGTTAGAAATGAGAGTTTTAGAGGATGACAGAACATTCTTCCCACCTTATGATGCGTCTTTAGTTGTAAATAATTCTTTAGTAGAGGAAAATCCTGAACTTAATGAAGTATTTGATTTAATTGTTGGTTTAATCGATACACAAACGATGACAGAACTTATTGCGAAAGTAGATATTGAGGGACAACGTGAAGAAACAGTTGCAGTAGAGTTTTTAAAAGAAGCTGGTTTATTAGAATAA
- a CDS encoding ABC transporter permease, with the protein MEFFNFIVELFSYMISDWSYLLELTFDHLLMVIYGLLLAVVVGVPLGIICAKFERIAPIILSLANIIQIIPSLALLAILMLYFGLGFTTVVAGLFFYSLLPIIRNTYVGLKEVDAHISEAGKGIGMTALQLLTKVQIPLALPFMMAGFRVAAVIAIGVASIAPFIGGDGLGREIISGINTRNDLRIYAGAIPAAGLAILADVTLGRIERRLKSKTA; encoded by the coding sequence ATGGAGTTCTTTAATTTTATAGTAGAACTATTTAGCTATATGATAAGTGATTGGTCCTATTTATTGGAATTAACATTTGACCATCTATTAATGGTTATTTACGGCCTATTACTCGCAGTAGTTGTAGGGGTGCCATTAGGTATTATTTGTGCGAAGTTTGAAAGAATTGCCCCTATTATTCTTTCATTAGCGAATATTATTCAAATTATTCCTAGTTTAGCATTGCTAGCAATCTTAATGCTTTACTTTGGACTCGGTTTTACAACGGTAGTAGCTGGTTTATTCTTCTATTCCTTATTACCAATTATCCGAAATACGTATGTTGGATTAAAGGAAGTTGATGCTCATATTTCTGAAGCAGGCAAAGGAATCGGAATGACAGCTCTTCAGTTATTAACAAAAGTGCAAATACCGTTAGCTTTACCTTTTATGATGGCAGGCTTTCGTGTTGCAGCTGTTATTGCAATTGGTGTTGCTTCCATCGCGCCATTCATTGGTGGAGATGGACTAGGTAGAGAAATTATTTCTGGAATCAATACTCGAAATGACCTTCGAATTTATGCAGGTGCAATTCCAGCTGCTGGCTTAGCGATTTTGGCAGACGTAACATTAGGAAGAATAGAAAGAAGGCTTAAGAGTAAAACAGCTTAG
- a CDS encoding HNH endonuclease has protein sequence MKKKWIQGIGNTSGKVVGTVLGGSIKLAGKAVRNDYVQDIGESVYKASHFTCHTIGGLSQGVVDTAKGIVKKDKSEVHEGRSELGGTTWNATKTVGRGIKYTVKSSVDVATGVAKKDLKQTKEGLKNLGKVAVVGTVAFGVFDAVDGMSNTDTVLAAEPQPIETINSELAGTVHPISGVPFETNIVELPDGYFVEGVFPVFDSAFDAEIPSDQYESTDYTHAKIANEQIASALDTNPILEAQFNDIQLEQIRDGETPDGYTWHHHEEMGKIQLVETEPHDQSGHSGGRSLWGGGSDMR, from the coding sequence ATGAAAAAGAAATGGATACAGGGGATTGGTAATACTTCAGGTAAAGTCGTTGGAACGGTATTAGGTGGAAGTATTAAGCTAGCAGGAAAAGCCGTTAGAAATGATTATGTACAAGATATTGGTGAAAGTGTGTATAAAGCGAGTCATTTTACTTGTCATACCATCGGTGGACTAAGTCAAGGAGTAGTAGATACGGCTAAGGGAATTGTAAAAAAAGATAAGTCCGAAGTACACGAAGGGCGGAGTGAACTTGGAGGCACGACGTGGAATGCAACCAAAACGGTCGGACGTGGAATAAAGTACACGGTTAAAAGTTCTGTAGATGTAGCGACAGGTGTTGCAAAAAAGGACTTGAAACAAACAAAAGAAGGCCTAAAAAATCTAGGTAAAGTGGCTGTCGTTGGTACAGTGGCATTTGGCGTGTTTGATGCAGTTGATGGAATGAGTAATACGGATACAGTACTAGCAGCAGAACCACAACCAATTGAGACGATTAATTCAGAACTTGCAGGAACAGTCCACCCGATCAGTGGAGTGCCGTTCGAAACAAACATTGTCGAACTTCCTGACGGATATTTTGTAGAGGGAGTTTTCCCTGTGTTTGATTCAGCTTTTGATGCTGAAATTCCAAGTGATCAATATGAATCAACAGATTATACTCATGCTAAAATTGCAAATGAACAAATAGCGTCAGCTTTAGATACTAATCCAATATTAGAAGCACAATTTAACGATATTCAACTTGAACAAATTCGTGATGGAGAGACACCTGATGGATATACATGGCATCATCATGAAGAAATGGGTAAAATTCAATTAGTAGAAACCGAACCTCACGATCAATCAGGACATTCTGGCGGACGAAGTTTATGGGGCGGCGGTTCTGATATGAGATAG
- a CDS encoding ABC transporter ATP-binding protein: protein MIKVNNLRKEFEGIEAVKNLTVQIPKGSIYGLLGSNGAGKTTLLKMIAGIYKQDSGEVLIGDESVFENVQRKQSIIFLADALFFFPNTTIKQAADFYKSIYENWNEERFQRLQDVFPIDINKKIHRLSKGMQRQVAFWLVLSTMPEVLILDEPLDGLDAVMRKNVKNLLIQDVAEREMTIMISSHNLREVEDLCDQIGILHQGQLIIEKDLDDLKSDIHKIQVAFKHDVPPIFLHGLDVLYKEERGSVRLYIVRGNEEKVTSHIQSFHPAIFDVLPLTLEEIFIYEMRDVGYAIENIIV, encoded by the coding sequence GTGATTAAAGTAAATAACCTTCGTAAAGAATTTGAAGGAATTGAAGCGGTAAAAAATTTAACTGTTCAAATTCCAAAAGGCTCTATTTATGGGCTGCTCGGTTCTAATGGTGCAGGTAAAACGACACTATTAAAAATGATTGCGGGCATTTATAAACAAGATTCGGGCGAAGTCTTAATTGGTGACGAATCTGTTTTTGAAAATGTACAACGTAAGCAATCGATTATTTTTTTAGCTGATGCCTTATTTTTCTTTCCTAATACGACGATCAAACAAGCTGCAGATTTTTATAAAAGTATCTATGAAAATTGGAATGAGGAACGGTTTCAAAGATTACAAGACGTTTTTCCAATTGATATCAATAAGAAAATTCATCGTCTGTCTAAAGGGATGCAAAGACAAGTAGCCTTTTGGTTAGTTTTATCAACTATGCCAGAAGTGTTGATATTGGATGAACCACTCGATGGACTAGATGCTGTCATGCGTAAAAATGTAAAAAACTTACTGATCCAAGATGTAGCGGAGCGGGAAATGACGATTATGATTTCCTCTCATAACTTAAGGGAAGTGGAAGACCTTTGTGATCAAATTGGAATATTGCATCAAGGACAACTTATCATCGAAAAAGACTTAGATGATTTAAAATCGGACATTCATAAAATCCAAGTCGCCTTCAAACATGATGTTCCACCTATCTTTTTACATGGTTTAGATGTGCTGTATAAAGAAGAGCGGGGGAGTGTAAGGTTATACATTGTAAGAGGTAACGAAGAGAAAGTGACTTCACATATTCAATCATTTCATCCTGCTATATTTGACGTATTACCATTAACGCTTGAAGAAATATTTATTTACGAAATGAGGGATGTCGGCTATGCTATCGAAAACATTATCGTTTAA
- a CDS encoding ABC transporter permease, producing MTLLFDYIEFWQERYDTILGYFGEHIFISLVSVFLGSLLAIPLGIFLSKTKVRALQSIVFNVSNIFQTIPTVALLALLIPLFGIGMTPAIVALFLYSLLPLLRNTYAGINSIDPEIIEAAKGMGYNTFQRLYQIELRLAFPYIMSGVRITTVYIVSWATLSAIIGAGGLGGLILAGLGFNDKFYIFTGTLLAVLLALVVDLVLGKVEKKVAFK from the coding sequence ATGACACTGCTATTTGATTATATCGAATTTTGGCAAGAGCGCTATGATACAATCCTTGGTTACTTTGGGGAACATATTTTTATTTCATTAGTGTCGGTTTTTCTAGGATCATTATTAGCTATACCTTTGGGTATCTTTTTATCGAAAACAAAGGTGAGAGCTCTTCAATCTATCGTATTTAATGTTTCGAATATATTCCAAACCATTCCAACGGTGGCGCTTCTTGCCTTGCTCATTCCCCTTTTTGGGATTGGAATGACTCCAGCGATCGTTGCACTATTTCTGTATTCTTTACTACCTTTACTAAGAAATACGTATGCTGGAATTAATTCAATTGACCCAGAGATTATTGAAGCAGCGAAAGGTATGGGGTATAACACGTTTCAACGTTTATATCAAATTGAGTTAAGATTAGCTTTCCCATACATCATGTCAGGAGTTCGAATTACGACCGTTTATATCGTGAGTTGGGCAACGTTATCTGCGATTATTGGTGCTGGTGGATTAGGTGGTTTAATCCTTGCAGGTCTAGGATTTAATGATAAGTTTTATATTTTCACTGGTACACTATTAGCGGTATTGTTAGCTCTAGTTGTTGATTTAGTTTTAGGAAAAGTTGAAAAGAAAGTTGCTTTTAAATAG
- a CDS encoding M81 family metallopeptidase, which translates to MKIVIGQVAHETNTFSTIKTTKEFFQLWEWDHGHQIIERHQGVEDYLGGMIDRAKDLKIEIAPSFSAYANPSGLITKETYLQLKKELISSINSIGSFDAICIMLHGAGVAEEAEDLEGELLVALRKQFGYEVPIIVVLDLHANLSQKMVDEADLIIGDNLYPHIDSYDRGKEAIDLTAKILTSDLDPVMYLEKLPLLIPTSTTDHYPAKEINEVCWQWEKNEQVIDCTFYHGFPYSDTIDTGVSVLTVTNNNSRLAEKVSKDVSRKIWRLKMRFTRDYPAPKAGIQEALKEQMFPIVLNETSDNPGAGTPGDGTRLLEALIHANIEKSCFAAIYDPDVAEIAHDFGAGSVINVHLGGKSDSLHGNPLPIRAYVKSVTDGRFTQTSPMWKGIQVDLGKSTRLQVGAVDIIVCSVNTQVMDEQVFLLHGVDIKDYKVVALKSSQHFRATFELIAKKIITIDSPGLSTCNLKLFQYENVRRPIYPMDEMK; encoded by the coding sequence ATGAAAATCGTAATTGGACAAGTGGCTCATGAAACGAATACGTTCTCAACTATAAAAACGACCAAAGAATTCTTCCAGTTATGGGAGTGGGATCACGGACATCAAATAATTGAAAGACATCAAGGTGTGGAAGATTATTTAGGTGGGATGATAGATCGTGCAAAAGACTTGAAGATTGAAATTGCTCCTTCTTTTTCTGCTTATGCCAACCCATCGGGGCTCATAACGAAAGAAACGTATTTACAGTTAAAGAAAGAGTTGATTTCAAGTATTAATAGTATAGGTTCATTTGATGCAATTTGTATTATGCTTCACGGGGCGGGCGTTGCTGAAGAAGCGGAAGATTTAGAAGGGGAGTTATTAGTAGCTTTACGCAAACAATTTGGTTATGAAGTACCAATCATCGTTGTTTTAGATTTACATGCCAACCTATCTCAAAAAATGGTTGATGAAGCAGACTTAATAATCGGGGATAATTTATATCCACATATTGACTCCTATGATCGGGGGAAAGAAGCAATTGATTTAACAGCCAAAATACTAACATCGGATCTAGACCCTGTCATGTATCTTGAAAAACTACCACTATTAATTCCGACGTCTACGACTGATCACTATCCTGCTAAAGAAATCAACGAAGTTTGTTGGCAATGGGAAAAGAATGAACAAGTGATAGATTGTACGTTTTATCATGGATTTCCCTATTCTGACACAATAGATACAGGGGTTTCAGTGCTTACAGTGACCAATAATAATAGTAGATTGGCAGAAAAAGTTTCAAAAGATGTAAGTAGGAAAATATGGAGATTGAAAATGAGGTTTACGAGAGACTACCCAGCACCAAAAGCAGGGATACAAGAAGCATTAAAAGAACAAATGTTCCCAATCGTACTCAATGAAACATCCGATAATCCTGGAGCGGGGACCCCTGGGGATGGGACACGATTATTGGAAGCGCTCATTCATGCAAATATAGAAAAATCTTGTTTTGCCGCTATTTATGACCCAGATGTAGCGGAAATCGCTCATGATTTTGGGGCTGGTTCGGTAATTAACGTTCACTTAGGTGGAAAATCGGACTCACTTCACGGGAATCCTTTACCGATTCGAGCGTATGTAAAAAGTGTCACCGATGGAAGATTTACGCAAACGTCCCCCATGTGGAAAGGAATTCAAGTTGATCTAGGAAAATCCACGCGACTTCAAGTTGGTGCAGTGGATATTATCGTTTGTTCTGTAAATACACAAGTGATGGATGAACAAGTATTTTTGTTGCATGGAGTAGATATAAAGGATTACAAAGTAGTTGCTCTAAAATCAAGTCAACATTTTCGCGCAACTTTTGAATTAATCGCTAAGAAAATTATTACGATAGATTCTCCTGGTTTAAGTACTTGTAATCTAAAATTATTTCAATATGAGAATGTAAGGCGTCCTATTTACCCGATGGATGAAATGAAATAA
- a CDS encoding M20 metallopeptidase family protein: MLNKIFARLEAIYPEMVEIRRDLHMHPELSFEEVRTPKFIADYLQNLGLEVRTGVGERGVVGKLVGGKPGKTVAIRADFDALPINEQTDAPYKSKVPGVMHACGHDAHTSIALGMAKALSEVKDEIEGNIVFIHQHAEEMEPGGAIAMIEDGCLEGVDAIFAPHMENYIPVGKLAYRSGYILAASDRFEIEVIGEGGHGAFPHDTKDAVLMGSQLVCNLQQIVSRRTDPLKPAVLSIGSIHSGEASNVIADRATIKGTVRVFDEDVRDRIEQMIEDITASTCQAVGGSYNYVYKRGYPATWNHPNETNLLLEAAQKVVAKEDLVEIPPNMGGEDFSYFLQKVPGSYVFIGSANEEIGAIYPYHHPKFDIDERSLLIAAKVLSSTALHYLSKD, encoded by the coding sequence ATGTTAAATAAAATTTTCGCAAGATTAGAAGCAATCTACCCTGAAATGGTAGAAATCAGAAGAGATTTACACATGCATCCAGAGCTTTCATTCGAAGAAGTTCGGACACCTAAGTTTATTGCGGATTACTTACAGAATCTTGGATTAGAAGTTAGAACGGGTGTAGGTGAACGTGGTGTGGTTGGGAAACTAGTTGGTGGTAAACCAGGAAAAACGGTGGCGATTCGTGCTGATTTTGATGCGTTACCAATCAATGAACAAACCGATGCACCGTATAAGTCCAAGGTACCTGGTGTCATGCATGCGTGTGGTCATGATGCGCATACGTCAATTGCACTTGGAATGGCTAAAGCGCTCAGTGAAGTGAAAGATGAAATTGAGGGGAATATTGTATTCATTCATCAGCATGCTGAAGAGATGGAACCTGGTGGCGCGATTGCCATGATTGAAGATGGTTGTTTAGAAGGGGTAGATGCGATTTTTGCTCCTCATATGGAAAACTATATTCCTGTTGGAAAATTAGCGTATCGTAGTGGCTATATATTAGCAGCTTCTGACCGCTTTGAAATCGAAGTGATTGGTGAAGGGGGACATGGTGCCTTCCCTCATGATACAAAAGATGCAGTGCTGATGGGGAGTCAACTCGTATGTAATTTACAACAAATCGTAAGTAGACGTACAGATCCGTTAAAACCAGCAGTGTTATCTATTGGTTCAATACACTCTGGTGAAGCGAGCAATGTAATTGCGGATCGAGCGACGATCAAAGGTACAGTCAGAGTTTTTGACGAAGATGTGAGAGATAGAATTGAACAAATGATAGAAGATATCACAGCGAGTACGTGTCAAGCTGTTGGTGGCTCGTATAACTATGTATATAAACGTGGTTATCCTGCAACATGGAACCATCCAAATGAAACAAATCTTTTATTAGAAGCAGCACAAAAGGTTGTAGCTAAAGAAGATCTCGTTGAAATTCCACCTAATATGGGTGGGGAAGACTTTTCATATTTCCTACAAAAGGTTCCTGGATCTTATGTTTTTATTGGGTCAGCAAATGAGGAGATTGGTGCAATTTATCCATATCACCATCCTAAGTTTGATATCGATGAGAGATCGCTTCTTATTGCCGCAAAAGTGTTATCTTCTACAGCCTTACATTACTTAAGTAAGGACTAA
- a CDS encoding SMI1/KNR4 family protein encodes MSEINWRYSKGTVSETMISELERYFNIVFPSDYKEIIRQYNGARPKPNLVQMSSGKERYIRSFLAIGRQHPDNMIAVNKRLPLPEGVIAFANDDFGNYFCFDFRDQINILVVFWNHESGNLEKVEKLLS; translated from the coding sequence TTGAGTGAGATTAATTGGCGTTATAGTAAAGGAACCGTATCAGAAACAATGATTTCCGAATTAGAGCGTTATTTTAATATCGTTTTCCCTTCCGATTACAAGGAAATTATTCGGCAATATAATGGTGCACGACCTAAGCCGAATCTCGTTCAAATGAGCTCAGGAAAAGAACGCTATATAAGATCTTTTTTAGCAATCGGGAGACAACATCCTGATAATATGATTGCTGTAAATAAAAGGTTACCACTTCCAGAAGGGGTAATTGCGTTTGCAAACGATGATTTCGGAAATTACTTTTGTTTTGACTTTCGAGATCAAATAAATATTCTAGTCGTCTTTTGGAATCATGAAAGTGGAAACCTTGAAAAGGTTGAAAAACTGTTATCATAA
- a CDS encoding betaine/proline/choline family ABC transporter ATP-binding protein (Members of the family are the ATP-binding subunit of ABC transporters for substrates such as betaine, L-proline or other amino acids, choline, carnitine, etc. The substrate specificity is best determined from the substrate-binding subunit, rather than this subunit, as it interacts with the permease subunit and not with substrate directly.) has product MIQLENVEKIYDDGFQALKNINLHFREGEINVLIGPSGCGKTTTMKLLNRLNEVTSGTVYVNGEDISKIDPVELRRKTGYVIQHIGLFPHMTIAENVAAVPKLLKWNKERIDQRVDELLNLVNLAPETYRDRYPSELSGGQQQRIGVIRALAAEPPVVLMDEPFSALDPISREQLQDELIRLQKEIKKTFIFVTHDIDEALKIADQIILMKDGEVVQCGSPEEILRHPANDFVVEFIGKKRLEQQNGNVPTVDEVMVENPVTSYPTRGLAQGLRLMEQKRVDSLIVVDEHGEFLGHAPIFNVLAKYREEGKTLADVMVPIKHIVSSGTSLKIALDLMNEYDLRYVPVVNGKTFLGVITRGSVVRLLADVYSDNGNEGIANDTAI; this is encoded by the coding sequence ATGATTCAATTAGAAAATGTAGAAAAAATTTATGATGACGGGTTTCAAGCATTAAAGAACATTAACCTTCATTTTAGAGAAGGTGAAATTAATGTTTTGATCGGTCCTAGTGGTTGTGGGAAAACGACAACTATGAAACTATTGAACCGTTTAAATGAAGTCACTTCAGGGACTGTCTATGTAAATGGTGAGGATATTTCTAAAATTGATCCTGTAGAACTAAGAAGAAAAACAGGTTATGTTATTCAACATATTGGATTGTTTCCACATATGACAATCGCAGAGAACGTTGCAGCTGTTCCTAAACTACTTAAATGGAATAAAGAACGAATCGATCAACGTGTAGATGAACTATTAAACTTAGTAAATCTAGCTCCAGAAACGTATAGAGATCGTTACCCTTCTGAATTAAGTGGCGGACAGCAACAGCGGATTGGTGTTATTCGTGCATTAGCTGCTGAGCCACCAGTCGTGTTGATGGACGAGCCGTTTAGTGCGTTAGATCCGATTAGTCGTGAACAGCTTCAAGATGAATTAATTCGTCTACAAAAAGAAATTAAAAAAACATTTATCTTTGTAACACACGATATTGATGAAGCATTAAAGATTGCGGACCAAATCATTCTCATGAAAGACGGAGAGGTTGTACAATGTGGGTCTCCAGAAGAGATATTACGTCATCCTGCGAATGATTTTGTCGTAGAATTTATTGGGAAAAAAAGATTAGAACAACAAAACGGGAATGTGCCGACTGTTGACGAAGTCATGGTAGAAAACCCAGTAACGAGTTACCCAACAAGAGGTTTGGCTCAAGGCTTGAGATTAATGGAGCAAAAACGAGTCGACTCGTTAATTGTTGTGGATGAACATGGTGAATTTTTAGGCCATGCACCAATCTTTAATGTTTTAGCGAAGTATAGGGAAGAAGGCAAAACTTTAGCTGATGTAATGGTACCGATTAAACATATTGTTTCAAGCGGAACATCATTGAAAATCGCTTTAGATTTAATGAATGAATATGACCTCAGATATGTTCCTGTTGTAAATGGCAAGACATTTTTAGGTGTGATTACAAGAGGAAGTGTCGTCCGCCTGCTAGCTGATGTCTATTCAGACAATGGAAATGAGGGAATAGCGAATGACACTGCTATTTGA
- a CDS encoding GbsR/MarR family transcriptional regulator, whose amino-acid sequence MDNKERLENIHYRIIEQITTNMKLYGVPSTVGRLLGTIYYNRKPMTLDEMTEEIGMSKTRMSQAIRELTELNLAEKVFEKGVRKDIYTVEQDYYQTFISLFSSNWRKGISMNQTFQKKIIAELKQIIEDENSDKETVEKAKEYLTETNEVLGFYNWLTRLVEFFDSQEIFEHVPRTEQKEDK is encoded by the coding sequence TTGGATAATAAAGAAAGATTAGAAAACATACACTACCGAATTATTGAACAAATCACAACTAACATGAAATTATATGGAGTCCCATCTACTGTTGGGCGGTTATTGGGAACAATTTACTATAATCGGAAGCCGATGACATTAGATGAAATGACCGAAGAAATCGGCATGAGTAAAACGCGGATGAGTCAAGCCATTCGAGAATTAACCGAACTTAACTTAGCTGAAAAAGTCTTTGAGAAAGGTGTTCGTAAAGATATCTACACCGTTGAACAAGACTATTACCAAACCTTTATTAGTCTTTTCAGTTCAAACTGGCGTAAAGGTATTAGTATGAATCAGACGTTCCAAAAGAAAATAATTGCCGAGCTAAAACAAATAATAGAAGACGAAAATTCTGATAAAGAAACGGTTGAAAAAGCGAAGGAATATTTAACAGAAACGAATGAAGTACTAGGTTTTTATAACTGGCTTACTCGTTTAGTAGAGTTCTTTGATTCCCAAGAAATCTTTGAACATGTCCCTAGAACGGAACAAAAAGAGGATAAGTAA